One genomic segment of Pseudonocardia sp. T1-2H includes these proteins:
- a CDS encoding class II 3-deoxy-7-phosphoheptulonate synthase: MNWSVDAPVDVLPELPPLPADMRTRLDDALARPAAQQPEWPDAEQVAHVRTVLESVPPVVLPPEVDRLKDRLADVAEGRAFLLQGGDCAETFVDNTEPHIRATIRTLLQMAVVLTYGASMPVVKVGRIAGQYAKPRSSPVDALGLPSYRGDIVNALAADLKQRIPDPSRMVRAYANASAAMNLVRGLTATGMADLTRVHDWNKDFVRTSAAGERYEAVAAEIDRAVRFMDACGVVDSNLRSVEFYASHEALLLDYERALLRLDLDRDRTSDTPPKLYDLSSHFLWIGERTRQLDGAHIAFAELLSNPIGLKIGPTTTPEQAVEYVERLDPRNEPGRLTLISRMGNGKIRDVLPPIVEKVTGSGHKVVWQCDPMHGNTHESTTGYKTRHFDRIVDEVQGFFEVHHGLGTHPGGIHVEVTGEDVTECLGGAQEISDADLAGRYETACDPRLNTQQSLELAFLVAEMLRG, from the coding sequence GTGAACTGGTCCGTCGACGCCCCGGTGGACGTCCTTCCGGAGCTGCCGCCGCTTCCCGCGGACATGCGCACCCGGTTGGACGACGCCCTCGCCCGCCCCGCAGCCCAGCAACCCGAGTGGCCGGACGCCGAGCAGGTCGCGCACGTGCGCACCGTGCTCGAGAGCGTCCCACCCGTCGTCCTCCCGCCGGAGGTCGACCGGCTCAAGGACCGGCTCGCCGACGTCGCCGAGGGTCGGGCGTTCCTGCTGCAGGGCGGGGACTGCGCGGAGACCTTCGTCGACAACACCGAGCCGCACATCCGCGCCACCATCCGCACCCTGCTGCAGATGGCCGTCGTCCTGACCTACGGCGCGTCGATGCCGGTGGTGAAGGTCGGCCGGATCGCCGGGCAGTACGCCAAGCCGCGCAGCTCGCCGGTCGACGCGCTGGGGCTCCCGTCCTACCGCGGCGACATCGTCAACGCCCTCGCCGCGGACCTGAAGCAGCGCATCCCGGACCCGTCGCGCATGGTCCGCGCCTACGCCAACGCGAGCGCCGCGATGAACCTGGTGCGCGGCCTGACCGCCACCGGCATGGCGGACCTGACGAGGGTCCACGACTGGAACAAGGACTTCGTCCGCACGTCGGCGGCGGGGGAGCGGTACGAGGCCGTCGCCGCGGAGATCGACCGGGCCGTCCGTTTCATGGACGCCTGTGGCGTGGTGGACAGCAACCTGCGCAGCGTCGAGTTCTACGCCTCGCACGAGGCTCTGCTGCTGGACTACGAGCGGGCCCTGCTACGCCTGGACCTGGACCGGGACCGCACCTCCGACACCCCGCCGAAGCTGTACGACCTCTCGTCGCACTTCCTGTGGATCGGGGAGCGCACCCGCCAGCTCGACGGCGCGCACATCGCCTTCGCGGAGCTGCTCTCCAACCCGATCGGGCTCAAGATCGGCCCGACGACGACGCCCGAGCAGGCCGTCGAGTACGTCGAGCGCCTGGACCCCCGCAACGAGCCGGGCCGGCTGACGCTGATCAGCCGGATGGGCAACGGCAAGATCCGGGACGTGCTGCCGCCGATCGTCGAGAAGGTCACCGGGTCCGGGCACAAGGTCGTCTGGCAGTGCGACCCGATGCACGGGAACACCCACGAGTCGACGACGGGCTACAAGACCCGCCACTTCGACCGCATCGTCGACGAGGTGCAGGGCTTCTTCGAGGTCCACCACGGCCTGGGCACGCACCCGGGCGGCATCCACGTCGAGGTCACGGGTGAGGACGTCACGGAGTGCTTGGGCGGCGCGCAGGAGATCTCGGACGCCGATCTCGCCGGCCGCTACGAGACGGCCTGCGACCCGCGGCTGAACACCCAGCAGAGCCTGGAGCTGGCGTTCCTCGTGGCGGAGATGCTGCGCGGGTAG